A genomic region of Syntrophorhabdaceae bacterium contains the following coding sequences:
- a CDS encoding V-type ATP synthase subunit K, with amino-acid sequence MSPEWIELGRGLCYAGAGLAFGLGGCGSAWGIAIAAHQCAGVLREKPELFGRMLIMLALPGTQGFYGFIAAILMMTQTGLIGGSVLKITLGTGFALFFIGLGCGLALLISAIKQGEASAAGISLIARRPEAAGRAILFPAFVETYAVVALLATVLFIIFLTQPLAIKSLGL; translated from the coding sequence AATGGATTGAACTGGGACGCGGTCTGTGTTACGCGGGAGCAGGCCTGGCATTTGGTTTGGGAGGATGCGGCTCGGCATGGGGTATCGCAATTGCGGCGCATCAGTGTGCAGGGGTTCTTCGTGAAAAACCCGAACTCTTTGGCCGCATGCTCATCATGCTTGCCCTGCCCGGAACACAGGGATTCTACGGATTTATTGCTGCGATCCTTATGATGACGCAGACAGGACTCATCGGCGGGTCGGTCCTGAAAATCACCCTGGGAACCGGTTTCGCATTGTTTTTTATCGGTCTCGGGTGCGGTCTGGCCCTCTTGATCTCTGCGATCAAGCAAGGTGAGGCATCCGCCGCGGGCATATCACTTATTGCCAGAAGACCGGAGGCTGCCGGGCGGGCTATTCTGTTTCCGGCCTTTGTCGAAACATATGCCGTTGTTGCGCTTCTTGCGACTGTTCTTTTTATCATATTCCTTACGCAACCACTTGCCATTAAGTCTCTTGGTCTGTAA
- a CDS encoding V-type ATP synthase subunit E, with product MGLEKIREAVLSNARKEAARIVENAKKHTNALFAARKEEIAREIERSYQARTAAIEDEFNRKLIQFKGIANKQVLEKRNLLLRSLFQTAMEEILNWPDDKYGELMGRLVEKAAGGSGGKLRVHNGEKQRFAGILSDVNKPRNPEARIVLDETDWLHEPGGFVFIGEDYEVDQTLGTILKDIEAEAMPFIAKELFSG from the coding sequence ATGGGCTTAGAAAAGATCCGGGAAGCAGTGTTATCGAATGCCAGAAAAGAGGCTGCCCGTATTGTTGAAAATGCGAAGAAGCATACTAATGCACTCTTCGCTGCCAGGAAAGAAGAGATCGCCCGGGAGATCGAGCGATCTTATCAGGCACGCACTGCAGCAATAGAGGACGAGTTCAACCGGAAACTCATCCAGTTCAAAGGCATTGCGAATAAACAGGTTCTCGAGAAGCGCAATCTGCTGCTTCGTTCCCTTTTTCAAACGGCTATGGAAGAGATATTGAACTGGCCGGACGATAAGTATGGAGAACTCATGGGGCGTCTTGTCGAGAAAGCTGCGGGCGGATCGGGGGGAAAACTTCGTGTTCACAACGGGGAGAAACAGCGTTTTGCCGGGATACTTTCCGATGTCAACAAACCGAGAAACCCGGAAGCCAGGATCGTCCTGGATGAGACGGACTGGCTGCATGAACCCGGTGGATTTGTTTTCATCGGGGAAGACTATGAGGTTGATCAGACGCTCGGCACTATTCTGAAAGATATCGAGGCAGAGGCAATGCCGTTTATTGCAAAAGAATTGTTTTCAGGATAA